In Chrysoperla carnea chromosome 2, inChrCarn1.1, whole genome shotgun sequence, the following proteins share a genomic window:
- the LOC123293832 gene encoding serine/threonine/tyrosine-interacting protein B-like: protein MVDLDNSMVLYGEETERLDRILPINPVHGRNWTHTMRRSMQEIIPGVFLGPYLSASKSHLESLLQNGITHIVCVRQEDEAHFIRPNFLDTFKYLIVELADSIYESIIPHFSQVRKFLQECRSEGGKVLIHGNNGISRSAALVLAYIMEEYCLTFKEAFKVVQDRRYCINPNAGFIAQLEEFEPILRARRTFQLGQCSSGNQRADKRRRDHEEDNLDCIPIPPPPSPVNGQHGGSIESMDIGFCT from the exons ATGGTGGATTTGGATAATTCCATGGTATTGTATGGAGAG GAAACCGAACGACTTGATAGAATTTTACCAATCAACCCTGTACATGGAAGAAATTGGACACATACAATGCGACGATCAATGCAAGAAATCATCCCTGGAGTATTTTTAGGACCCTATTTGTCAGCATCTAAATCACATTTAGAATCACTTTTACAAAATGGTATTACACATATTGTGTGCGTAAGGCAAGAAGATGAGGCCCATTTTATAAGGCCTAATTTTTTggatacatttaaatatttaatagttgAGTTGGCGGATTCAATTTATGAAAGCATTATACCACATTTTTCGCAAGTTCGTAAATTTTTACAAGAATGTAGATCAGAAGGCGGCAAAGTTTTAATACATGGAAATAATGGCATATCAAGAAGTGCAGCACTTGTACTTGCTTATATAATGGAAGAATATTGTTTGACTTTCAA AGAAGCTTTTAAAGTTGTACAAGATCGAAGATATTGTATCAATCCAAATGCAGGATTTATAGCACAACTAGAAGAATTTGAACCAATTTTACGGGCACGACGCACATTTCAATTAGGACAGTGTTCTTCAGGTAATCAACGAGCGGATAAACGAAGACGTGACCATGAAGAAGATAATTTAGATTGCATTCCCATACCACCGCCACCAAGTCCAGTAAATGGACAACATGGCGGTTCGATAGAATCCATGGATATTGGATTCTGTACGTAG